TAAGGTTAAAAATCGCGCCCAAATTTCCGCGCATTGCGGCTCTCTCGGCAATTTGGAGTAAACTGTATCCCAAGTTATATTTTCTTAACTGTTCCCTGTTCCGGTGTTCCGGTGTTCCCTTCTTATAGCTAAATATTATGGCTCTCTCGGCAATTTGGAGTAAACTGTATCCCAAGTTATATTTTCTTAACTGTTCCCTGTTCCCTATTCCCTGTTCCCTATAAACGATAAGTTTTGCTTATCACCACAAGTACGGAAGAGCTAAATATGATTCCTTCTGTCCTCGCTCATGAAATCCACGACAGTATCGCCGAGTTTATCAGCACCGAGTTTCGTCCAGCTACACCTAGTTTTGAAAACTTGCTCAAAGAGTTTCTAGACAAGAAGGAATCTATTTTTAAAGGGCCCTATTTATCCCTGGGGTTACCCTTCCGTCAGGGGATAGGGGGAAAGGACTATTTTCCCGATGTACCCATCGCTTTCCCTCCTCACCTTCATCAAGAGTTAGCCTTTAGCAGACTCAAAGCACCCAACTATCAATCCACCCTAATAGCGACGGGAACGGGTTCTGGAAAAACAGAATGTTATATGATTCCCATATTAGATTACTGCTATCAAAACCAGGAATAAAAGGGAATCAAGGCGATTTTAATTTATCCGATGAACGCTTTAGCGACTGATCAATCCAAACGTCTAGCTAATTTAATATGGCACAATCCCAAGTTAAAAAATAATGTGACAGCCGGATTATTCGTAGGAGAATCGGAACGCGATCCCAAAGTAGCAATGGGGGAGAATCACTTAATTACCGATAAAAACTTACTGCGTCAAAATCCCCCCGACATTCTTTTGACCAACTATAAAATGTTGGATTATCTGCTCTTGCGTCCTCGCGATCAGCAGATTTGGAGTAATAATGCAGCCAGAACTCTTCGCTATTTAGGAGTAGATGAAATTCATACCTTTGATGGTGCTCAAGGAACCGATTTAGCCTGTTTAATCAGACGTCTTAAAGCTCGTTTGAATATTCCAGAAAGATATCTAGTTTGTGTGGGAACTTCCGCCACCCTAGGGGGTACCGAAGGGAGAGAGGATATGTTAACTTATGCTAAATCGCTATTTAACGAACCTTTCGACGAATCAGCGATCATCTCTGAAGATAGATTGAGTTCTGCGGAATTTCTCGCTGACGCTTTTATCAAAAAAATTGGGTTTAAAACCCCGTCCTTCTAGGACGGCTTTGTTTGTTTCTGAGTAGATTTTTTAAACCTCATAGCTAGTCGAGGAAAGCGCATACCAGCAAACCAGACTGTCCCAAATACGCTCTTCCCTTCGGATCCTAAATGGTGTTGACATCTCTTGGGTTGTTAATTTAAACTTGTATCAAA
The DNA window shown above is from Gloeocapsa sp. PCC 73106 and carries:
- a CDS encoding DEAD/DEAH box helicase — its product is MLIYPMNALATDQSKRLANLIWHNPKLKNNVTAGLFVGESERDPKVAMGENHLITDKNLLRQNPPDILLTNYKMLDYLLLRPRDQQIWSNNAARTLRYLGVDEIHTFDGAQGTDLACLIRRLKARLNIPERYLVCVGTSATLGGTEGREDMLTYAKSLFNEPFDESAIISEDRLSSAEFLADAFIKKIGFKTPSF